A genome region from Defluviimonas aquaemixtae includes the following:
- a CDS encoding cupin domain-containing protein has translation MSEIRAEVVLLTTSLVKDLPFFTETLHMRLDAIWPADDPAVAILSGHGLRVRLDANVSGTPGRLRILSDDPDALADGARRLTAPGGTEIEIDVLNPPVIQPPTQHAFVVRRLADQAPWIIGRAGMQYRDLIPSRLGGSIIASHIRIPDGGPVPDMVHFHKVGFQLIFCIKGWVDVVYEDQGGPRRLHAGDCFIQPPEIRHRVLEASDGIEVIEIGVPADHVTEIDHEMELPTPHLRPEREWQGQRFVHNVAQGAEWRPYRLPGYVCRDTTIGENTAGVASVEVVRRGEGDFAWATHDGDILFGFVMGGAMTLQGEGKTPCLLAPGDAYVIPPGMRTRWSEPSDDVEILEVALPGRFVTEIHR, from the coding sequence ATGTCCGAAATTCGCGCTGAGGTCGTTCTGCTGACCACGAGCCTCGTCAAGGATCTGCCATTCTTCACCGAAACCCTTCACATGCGGCTCGACGCGATCTGGCCCGCCGACGATCCGGCGGTGGCGATCCTGTCCGGTCATGGGCTTCGGGTGCGGCTGGACGCGAATGTGAGCGGGACGCCGGGACGGCTGCGCATTCTGAGCGACGATCCAGACGCGTTGGCTGACGGCGCGCGTCGGCTGACTGCGCCGGGCGGGACCGAGATCGAGATTGACGTGCTGAATCCGCCCGTCATTCAGCCGCCGACCCAACACGCCTTCGTCGTCCGACGGCTTGCCGACCAGGCGCCTTGGATCATCGGCCGGGCCGGGATGCAGTACCGCGATCTCATCCCCTCGCGCCTCGGCGGCTCGATCATCGCGAGCCATATCCGCATTCCCGATGGCGGGCCCGTCCCTGACATGGTGCATTTCCACAAGGTCGGCTTTCAGCTCATCTTCTGCATCAAGGGCTGGGTGGATGTCGTCTACGAGGATCAGGGCGGCCCGCGTCGGCTCCATGCCGGCGACTGCTTCATTCAGCCACCCGAGATCCGGCACCGGGTGCTCGAAGCCTCCGACGGGATCGAGGTGATCGAGATCGGCGTCCCGGCCGATCATGTCACCGAGATTGACCACGAGATGGAATTGCCCACCCCGCATCTCAGGCCCGAGCGGGAATGGCAGGGGCAGCGCTTCGTCCACAATGTCGCGCAGGGTGCAGAATGGCGGCCGTACCGGCTTCCGGGCTATGTCTGCCGGGACACCACGATCGGTGAGAACACCGCGGGTGTGGCAAGTGTTGAAGTCGTACGCCGGGGCGAGGGCGATTTCGCCTGGGCAACGCATGACGGCGACATCCTATTTGGTTTCGTGATGGGCGGCGCCATGACGCTTCAAGGTGAGGGGAAGACCCCCTGCCTGCTCGCACCGGGCGATGCCTACGTGATCCCTCCGGGGATGCGCACCCGTTGGTCGGAGCCGAGCGACGATGTCGAGATCCTCGAAGTCGCGCTGCCGGGCCGTTTCGTTACGGAAATCCATCGCTGA
- a CDS encoding cytidine deaminase, with translation MSLIDAAREVRENAYAPYSHFKVGAAVRGRSGKVYKGCNVENVAYPEGTCAEAGAIAAMVASGETELTEVAVIADSAMPVSPCGGCRQKLAEFGRSDVPVTLATTDGRSEETTIGALLPGGFSAHHMDRT, from the coding sequence ATGTCGCTCATCGATGCCGCCCGCGAGGTGCGGGAAAACGCCTACGCGCCCTATTCGCACTTCAAAGTCGGCGCGGCGGTCAGGGGACGGTCGGGCAAGGTTTACAAGGGTTGTAACGTCGAGAACGTCGCCTATCCGGAGGGCACTTGCGCCGAGGCGGGCGCCATTGCCGCCATGGTCGCGTCGGGCGAGACCGAGCTGACCGAGGTCGCAGTGATCGCCGATAGCGCGATGCCGGTCTCTCCCTGTGGCGGTTGCCGGCAGAAGCTGGCGGAGTTCGGGCGCTCTGACGTTCCGGTGACACTGGCGACCACGGATGGCCGGTCCGAGGAGACGACGATCGGGGCTCTCCTGCCCGGGGGCTTCTCGGCGCATCATATGGACCGGACCTGA
- a CDS encoding thymidine phosphorylase, which yields MDARRIIAGVRDGKGLSPEAAVWFAKGLASDEVTDAQAGAFAMAVLLKGLDQDARVALTEAMRDSGDVLEWNLPGPVIDKHSTGGIGDCTSLLLAPALAACGAYVPMISGRGLGHTGGTLDKLEAIPGFRTGFGTDDLHRLVAEHGCAIVSAGADMAPADRRLYAIRDVSGTVESIDLITASILSKKLAAGLEALVLDVKVGSGAFMKSMEDAEALAEALVITANGAGCRTAALITDMDQPLASSAGNALEVLEVMETLTGVAVNQALWDVTVQLGGEALALGGLVADAEEGCEQIDEALESGRAAEIFGRMVAAQGGPSDFVDRYPDRLPAAPVVLDVAAAENGFVTAIDGEVLGHAVVLLGGGRLRGDDRINPSVGLSEIMPLGEPIERGEAIARIHAATQAAAEDTARAVAAAIRISPEEPEEPPLIHARIGP from the coding sequence ATGGACGCGCGCCGCATCATCGCGGGCGTCCGCGACGGAAAGGGGCTGTCGCCCGAGGCGGCCGTGTGGTTCGCGAAAGGTCTCGCCTCGGATGAGGTCACCGATGCGCAGGCCGGCGCCTTCGCGATGGCCGTGCTTCTCAAGGGCCTCGATCAGGACGCGCGTGTCGCACTGACCGAGGCGATGCGCGACAGCGGCGACGTTTTGGAATGGAACCTTCCAGGTCCGGTAATCGACAAGCACTCGACAGGCGGCATCGGCGACTGCACGTCTCTTCTGCTTGCCCCCGCGCTCGCGGCCTGCGGCGCCTATGTGCCGATGATCTCCGGCCGTGGACTTGGCCACACCGGCGGCACGCTCGACAAGCTCGAGGCGATCCCCGGTTTCCGCACCGGCTTCGGAACCGATGATCTGCACCGACTGGTGGCGGAACACGGCTGCGCCATCGTCAGCGCGGGTGCAGACATGGCGCCAGCGGACCGGCGGCTCTACGCGATCCGCGACGTGAGCGGCACGGTGGAGTCCATTGATCTCATCACCGCTTCGATTCTCTCGAAGAAGCTGGCGGCTGGCCTCGAAGCGCTAGTCCTGGACGTCAAGGTGGGTTCAGGCGCTTTCATGAAATCGATGGAGGATGCCGAGGCTCTGGCCGAGGCGCTTGTTATCACGGCGAACGGCGCGGGCTGCCGCACGGCGGCGCTGATCACGGACATGGATCAGCCGCTCGCCTCGTCCGCCGGCAATGCGCTCGAAGTGCTCGAGGTGATGGAGACGCTGACGGGGGTCGCTGTGAACCAAGCTCTCTGGGACGTGACCGTTCAGCTTGGCGGCGAGGCGTTGGCGCTTGGCGGGCTCGTCGCCGACGCCGAGGAGGGCTGCGAGCAGATCGACGAGGCACTGGAATCGGGACGCGCGGCCGAGATCTTCGGGCGCATGGTCGCGGCTCAGGGCGGCCCGTCCGATTTCGTCGATCGCTATCCCGACAGGCTGCCTGCCGCGCCCGTCGTACTCGACGTGGCCGCCGCGGAGAATGGTTTCGTCACCGCGATCGACGGAGAGGTGCTGGGCCACGCCGTCGTTCTTCTCGGGGGCGGGCGGCTTCGGGGAGACGACCGCATCAATCCCTCGGTGGGGCTATCCGAGATCATGCCGCTCGGCGAACCGATCGAGCGCGGTGAGGCCATCGCCCGGATCCACGCCGCCACGCAGGCGGCGGCCGAGGACACGGCGCGCGCCGTTGCCGCGGCGATCCGTATCAGCCCCGAGGAACCCGAGGAACCGCCTCTCATCCATGCGAGGATCGGGCCGTGA
- a CDS encoding phosphopentomutase: MTRAFLVVMDSVGAGGAPDANQFFNGNVPDTGANTLGHIAEACVAGSAEEGRSGPLRMPNLDALGLGAAVRLASGASMPGFDAEPSGLWGAATEVSKGKDTPSGHWELAGVPVPWDWHYFPDEVPAFPQELMDEVARLAGAEGTLGNCHASGVPIIEEHCAEHMRTGWPICYTSADSVFQIAAHEETFGLDRLLKLCEDIAPTLHAMKVGRVIARPFVGECGNFRRTANRHDYAIAPPAPTLCNWVQGAGRKVHAIGKIGDIFSRRGIDDVRKGTDSDLFEHLVSLADTAEPGSLTFANFVEFDTLFGHRRDVSGYARALEWFDGQLRRFFERLQPGDLAIFTADHGNDPTWTGTDHTRERVPVVGYGLGVRAIGQVGFVDVAASVAAHLGVPSEGPGRSFL; encoded by the coding sequence GTGACGCGCGCCTTCCTCGTCGTTATGGACAGTGTCGGGGCGGGCGGTGCGCCCGATGCCAACCAATTCTTCAACGGCAACGTGCCCGATACCGGCGCCAACACGCTGGGCCACATTGCTGAGGCCTGCGTCGCCGGCAGCGCGGAGGAGGGACGGAGCGGCCCCTTGCGCATGCCCAATCTCGACGCGCTCGGGCTCGGTGCGGCGGTGCGGCTCGCCTCGGGCGCGTCGATGCCGGGTTTCGATGCAGAGCCCTCCGGACTTTGGGGGGCGGCGACCGAGGTGTCGAAGGGCAAGGACACGCCCTCGGGTCACTGGGAGCTTGCGGGCGTGCCGGTGCCGTGGGACTGGCACTACTTTCCCGATGAGGTCCCCGCCTTTCCGCAGGAACTGATGGACGAGGTCGCTCGGCTCGCGGGCGCCGAGGGGACGCTCGGCAACTGCCATGCCTCGGGCGTGCCCATCATCGAGGAGCATTGCGCCGAGCATATGCGCACCGGTTGGCCGATCTGCTACACCTCGGCCGACAGCGTCTTCCAGATCGCCGCGCATGAGGAGACGTTCGGGCTCGACCGACTTCTGAAGCTTTGCGAGGACATCGCGCCCACGCTGCACGCAATGAAAGTCGGGCGGGTGATCGCGCGGCCGTTCGTGGGTGAGTGCGGGAATTTCAGGCGGACGGCCAATCGCCACGACTACGCCATCGCGCCGCCTGCGCCCACGCTCTGCAACTGGGTGCAGGGCGCCGGGCGCAAGGTCCACGCCATAGGCAAGATCGGCGACATCTTCTCCAGGCGCGGGATCGACGACGTGCGCAAGGGGACGGATTCAGACCTTTTCGAACATCTAGTTTCGCTGGCGGACACGGCCGAGCCCGGGTCCTTGACCTTTGCGAACTTCGTCGAATTCGACACCCTCTTTGGCCATCGCCGCGACGTTTCAGGCTATGCCCGCGCGCTCGAATGGTTCGATGGGCAACTCAGGCGGTTTTTCGAACGGCTGCAGCCCGGCGATCTGGCGATCTTTACCGCCGATCACGGCAACGATCCGACCTGGACCGGGACCGACCATACGCGCGAAAGGGTGCCGGTCGTCGGCTACGGCTTGGGTGTCCGGGCCATCGGGCAGGTGGGCTTCGTCGATGTCGCGGCGTCGGTCGCGGCGCATCTCGGCGTGCCATCGGAGGGGCCGGGGAGGAGTTTCCTGTGA
- a CDS encoding adenosine deaminase: MSASLPKVELHLHLEGAAPPAFIRGLAAEKKIDISGIFDERGNYAYRDFWHFLTVYEAATAVLTTPEDYHRLTLAVLEESAASGVVYSEAFISPDFCGGRDLSAWRDYLHAIREAADLAERRHSIVLRGIVTPIRHFGPDKAKEAALCAAETAGDWLVGFGLAGDEKSGKPKDFAWSFDAAREAGLRLTCHAGEWGGPDSVRAAIRDLRVERIGHGVRAIEDLALVDEIAEAGIVLELCPGSNVALGLYKDYRSHPIDRLRERGVRVTVSTDDPPFFHTTMALEYDRLAEAFDWDDGVFHEIAKTSAEAAFCTFKTREKILKRLEKTDA; this comes from the coding sequence ATGAGCGCGTCGCTGCCCAAGGTCGAGTTGCACCTGCATCTCGAAGGCGCCGCGCCGCCCGCGTTCATCCGCGGCCTTGCCGCCGAGAAGAAGATCGACATCTCGGGCATCTTCGACGAGCGGGGTAACTACGCCTACCGCGACTTCTGGCACTTCCTGACGGTCTACGAGGCCGCGACCGCGGTCCTGACGACGCCCGAGGACTACCACCGCCTAACGCTCGCGGTGCTGGAAGAAAGCGCGGCTTCGGGGGTTGTCTACTCCGAGGCCTTCATCAGCCCCGACTTCTGCGGTGGGCGGGACCTGTCGGCCTGGCGCGACTACCTTCACGCGATCCGCGAGGCGGCGGATCTGGCCGAACGGCGCCACAGCATCGTGCTTAGGGGCATCGTCACGCCGATCCGCCATTTTGGGCCGGACAAGGCGAAGGAGGCGGCGCTGTGCGCCGCCGAAACGGCCGGTGACTGGCTGGTCGGCTTCGGGCTGGCGGGTGATGAAAAGTCTGGCAAACCCAAAGACTTCGCCTGGTCTTTTGATGCGGCCCGCGAGGCGGGGCTGCGGCTGACGTGCCATGCGGGAGAATGGGGCGGGCCCGACAGCGTGCGCGCTGCCATCCGCGACCTGCGCGTGGAGCGCATCGGCCACGGCGTGCGCGCGATCGAGGATCTTGCGCTGGTGGATGAGATCGCCGAGGCGGGGATTGTGCTGGAGCTCTGCCCCGGTTCGAACGTCGCGCTGGGGCTTTACAAGGATTACCGGTCCCATCCAATTGATCGTCTGCGCGAACGCGGAGTTAGGGTGACGGTTTCGACCGACGATCCGCCCTTCTTTCACACAACGATGGCGCTGGAATACGACCGTCTGGCCGAGGCCTTCGATTGGGATGATGGTGTCTTCCATGAGATTGCGAAGACCTCGGCAGAAGCCGCGTTCTGCACATTCAAAACACGTGAGAAGATACTAAAGAGACTGGAGAAAACCGATGCATGA
- the upp gene encoding uracil phosphoribosyltransferase, whose amino-acid sequence MHEHLTVVTHPLVQHKLTLMREKETSTNSFRRLLREISQLLAYEITREMEMTTKHIETPLCPMDAPVIDGKKLALISILRAGNGLLDGVLELIPAARVGFVGLYRDEKTLQPVQYYYKVPSELENRLVIALDPMLATGNSSAAAVELLKRSGATNIRFMCLLAAPEGIARMKKSHPDVPIVTAAVDERLNEHGYIVPGLGDAGDRMFGTK is encoded by the coding sequence ATGCATGAGCATCTGACCGTCGTGACCCATCCGCTCGTGCAGCACAAGCTTACCCTCATGCGGGAGAAGGAGACTTCCACCAATTCCTTCCGCCGGCTCCTGCGCGAGATCAGCCAGCTTCTGGCCTACGAGATCACGCGTGAAATGGAGATGACGACGAAGCATATCGAGACGCCGCTTTGTCCGATGGACGCACCGGTGATCGACGGAAAGAAGCTGGCGCTCATTTCGATCCTGAGGGCGGGCAACGGGCTTCTGGACGGCGTTTTGGAGCTCATCCCGGCTGCGCGGGTGGGCTTCGTCGGGCTTTACCGGGATGAGAAGACTCTTCAGCCGGTACAGTACTACTACAAGGTGCCGTCCGAGCTTGAGAACCGTCTCGTGATCGCGCTAGATCCGATGCTGGCGACCGGGAATTCCTCGGCCGCGGCGGTGGAACTGCTGAAGAGGTCGGGCGCCACGAACATCCGTTTCATGTGCCTTCTGGCCGCGCCAGAAGGGATCGCTAGGATGAAAAAGTCGCATCCCGACGTTCCGATCGTCACAGCGGCTGTGGATGAGCGGCTGAACGAGCATGGATATATTGTACCGGGGCTAGGGGATGCGGGTGATCGCATGTTCGGTACTAAATAG
- a CDS encoding SPOR domain-containing protein, with protein MIRVVLAALVAVAGTGTGAQAQVGGPREAPPADYAGNQYVDSGGCAFVRAGIGGQVTWIPRLGRDRQPVCGLEPSLSAGAAPAAQPEAPSPTPSAPATAEATVRAAAAPAAAVMAAPAKKRARKAAPTGTRLVRVRTVGKAATYCVEGIDAAQRYLLSDGRRVTQCAEETEGEPVAYLNGLGVPGLTVEPNAPRAADARRAEKADRGDYRVVWSNGKLSPAGQAAKASGRATGSTKASASGHGARYVQVGAYAEPANADRAVAGLKAMGLPVATAREHVGRKPVRTVLAGPFADDAALAAALTTARRNGYADAFARR; from the coding sequence GTGATCCGGGTTGTTTTGGCCGCACTCGTGGCGGTTGCGGGGACGGGCACGGGGGCGCAAGCGCAGGTTGGGGGGCCGAGGGAAGCGCCGCCGGCCGACTATGCCGGCAATCAGTATGTCGACAGCGGCGGCTGCGCTTTTGTCCGGGCCGGAATCGGGGGGCAGGTGACCTGGATTCCGCGTCTCGGGCGCGACCGGCAGCCCGTCTGCGGTCTGGAGCCTTCCCTGTCGGCAGGCGCCGCACCCGCAGCTCAACCCGAAGCGCCGTCCCCGACTCCGAGCGCGCCGGCGACGGCGGAGGCCACCGTGCGGGCCGCCGCTGCACCCGCGGCGGCGGTTATGGCAGCGCCTGCGAAGAAGCGGGCGCGGAAGGCCGCGCCCACGGGCACGCGTCTGGTCCGGGTCCGCACCGTTGGTAAGGCCGCGACCTATTGCGTCGAAGGCATCGATGCGGCGCAGCGCTATCTCTTGAGCGACGGGCGGCGGGTGACCCAATGCGCCGAAGAGACCGAGGGCGAGCCGGTGGCCTATCTGAACGGGCTGGGCGTGCCGGGACTGACCGTCGAACCGAACGCGCCTCGCGCGGCCGATGCGCGGCGCGCGGAGAAGGCCGACAGAGGCGACTACCGTGTGGTCTGGTCGAACGGAAAGCTGAGTCCCGCGGGGCAGGCCGCGAAGGCAAGCGGCCGGGCGACGGGGTCCACGAAGGCGTCCGCGAGCGGTCACGGCGCACGCTACGTCCAGGTCGGCGCCTACGCGGAGCCCGCGAATGCAGACCGCGCTGTCGCCGGGCTGAAGGCGATGGGCCTGCCGGTCGCCACCGCCCGCGAACATGTCGGGCGGAAGCCTGTCCGCACGGTTCTTGCCGGCCCCTTCGCCGATGACGCCGCGCTGGCCGCCGCATTGACGACGGCGCGCCGGAACGGCTACGCGGACGCCTTCGCGCGCCGTTAG
- a CDS encoding PhoX family protein, giving the protein MDKKTLIDLTWDEFDEHRDPRPAESEFDKVVERAISRRGFMGGVLAFGSGAAVFGSGLLGSAGKALAGSTAFPFEPIGIATDFDVHVPSGYAWKTVVRWGDPLFSDAEGAYSPDTGVSPAISDMVFGENTDGMSLFEVDGRELIAVNSEYVNPKINLPAASEGMPQSAEEVMLLKNLQGVTVMEVADKGDGYEVVIDSPYNRRITHETQMTMDGPAAGSDLVKTNADPEGMSPKGTMNNCGSGKSLWGTYLTCEENFNGYFGASGDYEVTDDFERYGIGGEGRYGYETFDARYDLSQEPNEPYRHGWVTEIDPSDPQSTPVKHTSLGRFKHENAEMVQAADGRIVVYMGDDERGEFMYKYVSNGTWAEGQPTDGLLSDGTLYVAKFNDDQTGEWLALTPETTGMAIEEILIHARIAGSKVGATTMDRPEWIAANPMKAEAYCALTNNKNRGVKPNAGGDETPVNGPNPRETNNFGQIVRWVPAGDDHGADAFSWDLFVMAGNPTVYGNVYGGSDNVTEGNMFNSPDGMQFDSTGLLWIQTDGDDSNEGEFAGMGNNQMLVGNPETGEIARFMTVPTGAEVTGLCWSLDRKVAFVGVQHPGGSWPDGAGKPRSSVIAVWREDGQPVG; this is encoded by the coding sequence ATGGACAAGAAAACCCTGATCGATCTCACTTGGGACGAGTTCGACGAACACCGGGACCCGCGCCCCGCGGAGAGCGAGTTCGACAAGGTCGTCGAACGCGCGATTTCGCGTCGCGGCTTCATGGGCGGCGTGCTCGCGTTCGGGTCCGGCGCTGCGGTCTTCGGTTCGGGGCTTCTGGGATCGGCGGGCAAGGCCTTGGCCGGCAGTACGGCGTTTCCGTTCGAACCGATCGGCATCGCGACGGATTTCGACGTTCACGTCCCGAGCGGCTACGCTTGGAAGACCGTCGTCCGGTGGGGCGATCCGCTGTTTTCCGATGCCGAGGGCGCCTATTCGCCAGACACCGGCGTTTCGCCCGCGATCTCGGACATGGTCTTTGGCGAGAACACCGACGGCATGTCGCTTTTCGAGGTCGACGGCCGCGAGCTGATCGCAGTGAATTCCGAATATGTGAACCCGAAGATCAACCTGCCCGCCGCCTCTGAAGGCATGCCGCAATCGGCCGAAGAAGTGATGCTTCTGAAGAACCTTCAGGGCGTCACCGTCATGGAAGTCGCCGACAAGGGCGACGGCTATGAGGTCGTGATCGACAGCCCCTACAACCGCCGGATCACACACGAGACACAGATGACCATGGACGGCCCCGCCGCGGGTTCCGATCTGGTCAAGACCAATGCCGATCCGGAGGGCATGTCGCCCAAGGGCACAATGAACAATTGCGGATCCGGCAAGTCGCTCTGGGGCACGTATCTGACCTGCGAAGAGAACTTCAACGGCTATTTCGGCGCGAGCGGCGATTACGAGGTGACCGACGATTTCGAGCGCTACGGCATCGGCGGCGAGGGCCGCTACGGCTATGAGACGTTCGATGCGCGCTATGACCTCTCGCAAGAGCCGAACGAGCCCTACCGCCACGGCTGGGTGACGGAGATCGATCCGAGCGATCCCCAGAGCACGCCTGTCAAGCACACCTCGCTTGGCCGGTTCAAGCATGAGAACGCCGAGATGGTGCAGGCCGCCGATGGCCGGATCGTCGTCTATATGGGCGACGATGAGCGCGGCGAGTTCATGTACAAGTATGTCTCGAACGGGACCTGGGCCGAGGGGCAGCCGACCGACGGCCTTCTGTCCGACGGCACGCTCTACGTCGCAAAGTTCAACGACGACCAGACCGGCGAGTGGCTGGCGCTGACGCCGGAGACCACCGGCATGGCGATCGAGGAGATTCTCATCCACGCCCGCATCGCCGGTTCCAAGGTTGGTGCCACGACGATGGACAGGCCCGAGTGGATCGCCGCGAATCCCATGAAGGCGGAAGCCTATTGCGCGTTGACCAACAACAAGAACCGGGGCGTGAAGCCGAATGCCGGTGGCGACGAGACGCCGGTAAATGGCCCCAACCCGCGCGAGACCAACAACTTCGGCCAGATCGTGCGCTGGGTGCCCGCGGGCGACGATCACGGGGCCGACGCGTTTTCGTGGGATCTGTTCGTCATGGCCGGCAACCCGACCGTCTACGGCAATGTCTATGGCGGCTCGGACAACGTCACCGAGGGCAACATGTTCAACTCGCCGGACGGGATGCAGTTCGATTCGACCGGCCTTCTCTGGATCCAGACCGACGGCGATGACAGCAACGAGGGCGAGTTTGCCGGCATGGGCAACAACCAGATGCTCGTCGGCAACCCCGAGACCGGCGAGATAGCCCGCTTCATGACCGTCCCGACCGGGGCGGAGGTG